A single window of Plasmodium malariae genome assembly, chromosome: 8 DNA harbors:
- the PmUG01_08012300 gene encoding PIR protein → MTTDTTEENENTVALYVKYKSEFENVILDTQNKEGTENPGRRCAKIDQNYTNFTTPCQEVGRYLIEIKQSYNSYSPQRCKYLNYRINSDEKYNKKPEWFQGYNKFSSQLGNICVQKFEKIESNILDKLNELYNYYENFNKYKGQENDSDGTICSNIQKCYNFYNDNYKECQKKKNDAFCEELINFKNAYDDKMNKFNPCKGLPQTLPPKEIDYLFVPILTTAIILLMSFTIFFLYKFTPLKSSIYNHLRKKKIIELNKFQEESRESLQNLQEEVNINYKGSSHNISYQPQGDT, encoded by the exons ATGACAACTGACACTACAGAAGAAAac gaGAATACCGTGgcattatatgttaaatataaaagtgaATTTGAAAATGTTATCCTTGATACTCAGAATAAAGAGGGTACAGAAAATCCTGGAAGGAGATGTGCTAAAATCGACCAAAATTATACTAATTTTACTACACCATGCCAAGAGGTTGGTAGatatttaattgaaataaaacaaagttATAATTCTTATAGCCCGCAACGTTGTAAATACTTGAATTACCGGATAAATTcagatgaaaaatataataagaaacCTGAATGGTTTCAgggatataataaattttcatccCAGTTAGGTAATATCTGTGTCCAAAAATTCGAAAAAATTGAATCTAATATTTTAGATAAACTTAATGAATTATACAATTATTATgagaattttaataaatataaaggtCAAGAAAATGATTCTGATGGTACAATTTGCAgtaatattcaaaaatgttataacTTTTATAACGATAATTACAAAGaatgtcaaaaaaaaaagaatgacgCTTTTTGTGAGGAGTTAATCAATTTCAAGAATGCATATgatgataaaatgaataaattcaATCCATGCAAAGGTTTACCACAAACATTACCACCTAAAGAAATAGATTACTTATTTGTTCCTATTTTAACAACAGCTATCATATTACTAATGTCTTtcactatattttttttatataag TTTACTCCACTGAAATCTTCgatatataatcatttaagaaaaaaaaaaattattgaactTAACAAATTTCAAGAAGAATCGAGAGAATCCTTACAAAACCTTCAAGaagaagtaaatataaattataaaggaAGTTCTCATAATATATCCTATCAACCTCAAGGAGACACTTGA